The following proteins are co-located in the Moraxella nasovis genome:
- a CDS encoding Lnb N-terminal periplasmic domain-containing protein — translation MKLAQFFVKGVFCTSMLAISLLGKAAIGDSGDHHSKIVTSQVDAQTLAKHPTWRRLLFLPKVPQAYEKSEITQSNFFLVHGDVVNPQAELQAIIQALSVNDLTVICQFPARAAFVSHQIGISFDDEQCHDFSVWQSQMGLDELALVFASEHSENLASAFAHVFIRASDKGAWHDTSINYTVSTNPSDSKALALTKALTGRSPMVLQIMPYTKKTEQYLSDGRDVWVYPLDLTSDEVRQIMRHIYETRALNRPYFFTHKNCATEILRLIDVVRTDQNLADSSGKITTPSEIARLLTEHGMIASREFISSEVTKAQANFKKDITQSYLNQKDPALSAPMHRIGVGVAKVQADTAYTLSIKGAYHDLLDRPQGVRQFHDLSLLTADIAWQHQQGPSLESFRLLSTRSYHPDDDRPSHGIHLGLIKAVDASNTDNTRHLVLDARQEKGKAWVVGVDGLQTLMCHAFLIKGVQLGNINQGYRVGIGANAGCAYVGNRYRMTGEMELPIWLHPDKSASRSVYVQPTVKVAAQYDINQNEAVRLTGKLSKNNAHTDNDVTLQYLKYF, via the coding sequence ATGAAGTTAGCTCAATTTTTCGTTAAAGGTGTTTTTTGTACTTCAATGCTTGCCATAAGTCTGCTTGGCAAAGCAGCAATAGGCGACAGTGGCGACCATCATTCTAAGATAGTGACAAGTCAAGTGGATGCTCAGACATTGGCTAAGCACCCAACTTGGAGAAGGTTGTTATTTTTACCAAAAGTTCCACAGGCTTATGAAAAAAGTGAAATTACCCAATCAAATTTCTTTTTGGTGCATGGTGATGTGGTAAATCCACAGGCTGAATTGCAAGCGATTATTCAAGCTTTATCTGTAAATGATTTAACGGTTATATGCCAATTCCCTGCACGAGCGGCGTTTGTCAGTCATCAGATAGGCATTTCATTTGATGATGAACAGTGCCACGATTTTAGTGTGTGGCAAAGCCAAATGGGTCTAGATGAGCTTGCCTTGGTATTTGCAAGCGAACATTCAGAAAATTTGGCTTCAGCATTTGCCCATGTGTTTATTCGCGCAAGTGACAAGGGTGCTTGGCATGATACTTCTATCAACTATACCGTATCTACAAATCCAAGCGACTCAAAGGCACTAGCCCTTACTAAAGCTTTGACTGGTCGCTCGCCTATGGTTTTACAGATCATGCCTTACACTAAAAAGACAGAACAATATCTAAGTGATGGGCGTGATGTGTGGGTATATCCTTTGGATTTAACTTCTGATGAAGTACGCCAAATCATGAGACATATCTATGAAACCAGAGCATTGAATCGACCTTATTTTTTTACGCATAAAAACTGTGCTACTGAGATTTTAAGGCTGATTGACGTGGTGCGTACTGACCAAAACCTAGCCGATAGCTCGGGGAAAATTACCACGCCATCTGAGATTGCACGCCTGCTTACAGAGCATGGCATGATTGCTAGCCGTGAATTTATTTCTTCAGAAGTTACTAAAGCTCAAGCAAATTTTAAAAAAGACATCACCCAAAGTTATCTAAATCAAAAAGATCCAGCTTTATCAGCACCCATGCACCGCATTGGCGTCGGTGTGGCAAAGGTGCAGGCCGATACGGCGTACACTTTAAGTATAAAAGGGGCGTATCATGACCTGCTAGATCGCCCCCAAGGTGTTAGACAGTTTCATGATTTAAGCCTACTAACTGCTGATATCGCATGGCAACACCAACAAGGCCCAAGCCTAGAAAGCTTTCGCTTATTATCCACCAGAAGTTATCATCCAGATGATGATAGACCATCGCACGGCATTCATTTGGGTCTGATTAAGGCTGTGGATGCGTCTAATACAGATAATACTCGGCATTTGGTGTTAGACGCTCGTCAAGAAAAGGGTAAGGCGTGGGTGGTTGGTGTAGATGGGTTACAAACACTAATGTGTCATGCATTTTTGATTAAGGGCGTTCAGCTTGGCAATATCAATCAAGGCTATCGTGTGGGTATTGGGGCAAATGCAGGCTGTGCTTATGTTGGTAATCGCTACCGAATGACAGGCGAAATGGAGTTGCCAATTTGGCTACACCCAGACAAAAGTGCAAGCCGTTCGGTATATGTACAGCCCACAGTTAAGGTGGCTGCTCAGTACGATATTAATCAAAACGAAGCAGTTAGACTGACAGGCAAGCTATCTAAAAATAATGCCCACACTGATAATGACGTGACATTGCAATACTTAAAGTATTTTTAG
- the ampD gene encoding 1,6-anhydro-N-acetylmuramyl-L-alanine amidase AmpD, translated as MMTRFTIANGVLTQAAFIASPNFNLRPALPNSIGICGIVIHNISLPPNQFGKTNKDGTHFVKAFFQNKLDKNDHPYFKEIHAMQVSAHLFIERDGVITQFVNFNDRAWHAGHSRYLGRDNCNDFTIGIELEGSDNTAFTDVQYDVLTDVILAIYHAYPDTLHHLMGHSDIAPVRKTDPGVHFDWVKLRQMLHDRQPQSEH; from the coding sequence ATTATGACACGCTTTACTATCGCAAATGGGGTGCTGACCCAAGCAGCATTCATCGCGTCACCGAACTTTAACTTACGACCAGCACTGCCAAATTCGATCGGCATTTGCGGTATTGTCATTCATAATATCAGCCTTCCACCAAACCAATTTGGCAAGACAAATAAAGATGGCACACACTTTGTAAAAGCATTTTTTCAAAACAAGCTGGATAAAAATGACCACCCTTATTTTAAAGAAATTCATGCCATGCAAGTATCTGCTCATCTATTTATTGAACGTGATGGTGTGATAACTCAGTTTGTAAATTTCAACGATAGAGCATGGCATGCTGGACACTCTCGCTATCTTGGGCGTGATAACTGTAATGATTTTACCATCGGCATTGAGCTTGAAGGCAGTGATAATACAGCATTTACCGATGTCCAATACGACGTACTAACAGACGTCATTTTAGCGATTTACCATGCTTACCCTGATACTTTACACCATCTTATGGGGCATAGCGACATCGCTCCTGTGCGAAAAACCGATCCAGGCGTACATTTTGATTGGGTTAAATTACGCCAAATGCTACACGATCGCCAACCACAATCTGAACATTAA